A single region of the Anguilla rostrata isolate EN2019 chromosome 11, ASM1855537v3, whole genome shotgun sequence genome encodes:
- the LOC135234875 gene encoding BTB/POZ domain-containing protein KCTD20-like isoform X2 translates to MSWQFSNRVSDRAEKRLSHAVSDTEGMKRTSQVSSPSGEILGTHSVHDTALKSQEERRSAQTRCRGSEMSGQVDSGKEPVPGLHERVTLLVDGTHFVVDPAGFTAHPDTMLGRMFGPARQHNFTRPNGKGEYELAEGISAGIFRVILDFYRTGVLRCPDGISVAELREACDYLCINFDYSTVKCRDLSALLHELSNDGARRQFEGFLEELVVPAMVSSAQGGERECHIVVLTDDDTVDWDEEHPPPMGEEYSQILYSTKLYRFFKYIENRDVAKALLKERGLKNIRIGIEGYPTCKENVKRRPGGRSEVIYNYVQRPFIQLSWEKEEGKSRHVDFQCVRSKSVPNLTSDPATPTPQVDELDRLNGPVPRLPPSLHPSNES, encoded by the exons ATGAGCTGGCAGTTTTCAAATCGTGTATCTGACAGAGCGGAGAAGCGCCTCAGTCATGCTGTGAGCGACACGGAGGGCATGAAACGAAC GTCCCAGGTCAGCAGTCCTAGTGGTGAAATATTGGGGACGCACTCTGTGCATGACACAGCTCTGAAGTCACAAGAAGAGAGGCGCTCTG CTCAGACCAGGTGTAGAGGCTCGGAGATGAGCGGGCAGGTGGACAGTGGGAAGGAGCCGGTGCCTGGGCTCCACGAGAGGGTCACTCTCCTGGTGGACGGCACACATTTTGTAGTGGATCCTGCGGGCTTCACTGCTCACCCTGACACCATGCTGGGCAG GATGTTTGGTCCAGCCCGACAGCACAACTTCACCAGGCCCAACGGGAAGGGCGAGTACGAGCTCGCTGAGGGCATAAGCGCCGGAATCTTCCGGGTGATCCTG GATTTTTACCGGACAGGGGTCCTGCGCTGCCCGGACGGGATATCGGTTGCCGAGTTACGGGAGGCCTGCGACTATCTCTGCATCAACTTCGACTACAGCACCGTCAAGTGCCGGGACCTCA gcgcCCTGCTGCACGAGCTGTCCAATGACGGGGCACGGCGGCAGTTTGAGGGcttcctggaggagctggtggtgcCGGCCATGGTGAGCAGCGCCCAGGGCGGGGAGAGGGAGTGCCACATCGTGGTGCTGACGGACGACGACACCGTGGACTGGGACGAggaacaccccccacccatgggGGAGGAGTACTCTCAGA TACTGTACAGCACCAAGCTCTACCGTTTCTTTAAGTACATTGAGAACCGAGATGTAGCCAAAGCTCTACTGAAGGAGAGAGGCCTGAAAAACATCCGCATCGGCATTGAGG GGTACCCCACCTGCAAGGAGAATGTGAAGCGGAGGCCGGgcgggaggtcagaggtcatctaCAACTACGTGCAGCGGCCGTTCATCCAGCTGTcctgggagaaggaggaggggaagagccGGCACGTGGACTTCCAGTGCGTGCGCAGCAAGAGCGTGCCCaacctgacctctgaccccgccacgcccaccccacagGTGGACGAGCTTGACCGCCTCAACGGCCCCGTCCCGCGCCTGCCCCCCTCCTTGCACCCGTCCAACGAGAGCTGa
- the LOC135234875 gene encoding BTB/POZ domain-containing protein KCTD20-like isoform X1: MHNLRPPFFSLLRINLRSCYQEQGRKGENPTIAGYQEFNYVLEDVAQRIIVGSQVSSPSGEILGTHSVHDTALKSQEERRSAQTRCRGSEMSGQVDSGKEPVPGLHERVTLLVDGTHFVVDPAGFTAHPDTMLGRMFGPARQHNFTRPNGKGEYELAEGISAGIFRVILDFYRTGVLRCPDGISVAELREACDYLCINFDYSTVKCRDLSALLHELSNDGARRQFEGFLEELVVPAMVSSAQGGERECHIVVLTDDDTVDWDEEHPPPMGEEYSQILYSTKLYRFFKYIENRDVAKALLKERGLKNIRIGIEGYPTCKENVKRRPGGRSEVIYNYVQRPFIQLSWEKEEGKSRHVDFQCVRSKSVPNLTSDPATPTPQVDELDRLNGPVPRLPPSLHPSNES; encoded by the exons ATGCACAACCTGCGGCCACCATTCTTTTCTCTGCTCCGGATTAATTTACGGAGTTGTTACCAGGAGCAAGGTAGAAAAGGGGAAAACCCTACAATTGCTGGATACCAGGAATTCAA ttaCGTATTGGAGGACGTTGCTCAGAGGATTATTGTTGG GTCCCAGGTCAGCAGTCCTAGTGGTGAAATATTGGGGACGCACTCTGTGCATGACACAGCTCTGAAGTCACAAGAAGAGAGGCGCTCTG CTCAGACCAGGTGTAGAGGCTCGGAGATGAGCGGGCAGGTGGACAGTGGGAAGGAGCCGGTGCCTGGGCTCCACGAGAGGGTCACTCTCCTGGTGGACGGCACACATTTTGTAGTGGATCCTGCGGGCTTCACTGCTCACCCTGACACCATGCTGGGCAG GATGTTTGGTCCAGCCCGACAGCACAACTTCACCAGGCCCAACGGGAAGGGCGAGTACGAGCTCGCTGAGGGCATAAGCGCCGGAATCTTCCGGGTGATCCTG GATTTTTACCGGACAGGGGTCCTGCGCTGCCCGGACGGGATATCGGTTGCCGAGTTACGGGAGGCCTGCGACTATCTCTGCATCAACTTCGACTACAGCACCGTCAAGTGCCGGGACCTCA gcgcCCTGCTGCACGAGCTGTCCAATGACGGGGCACGGCGGCAGTTTGAGGGcttcctggaggagctggtggtgcCGGCCATGGTGAGCAGCGCCCAGGGCGGGGAGAGGGAGTGCCACATCGTGGTGCTGACGGACGACGACACCGTGGACTGGGACGAggaacaccccccacccatgggGGAGGAGTACTCTCAGA TACTGTACAGCACCAAGCTCTACCGTTTCTTTAAGTACATTGAGAACCGAGATGTAGCCAAAGCTCTACTGAAGGAGAGAGGCCTGAAAAACATCCGCATCGGCATTGAGG GGTACCCCACCTGCAAGGAGAATGTGAAGCGGAGGCCGGgcgggaggtcagaggtcatctaCAACTACGTGCAGCGGCCGTTCATCCAGCTGTcctgggagaaggaggaggggaagagccGGCACGTGGACTTCCAGTGCGTGCGCAGCAAGAGCGTGCCCaacctgacctctgaccccgccacgcccaccccacagGTGGACGAGCTTGACCGCCTCAACGGCCCCGTCCCGCGCCTGCCCCCCTCCTTGCACCCGTCCAACGAGAGCTGa
- the LOC135234875 gene encoding BTB/POZ domain-containing protein KCTD20-like isoform X3: MSGQVDSGKEPVPGLHERVTLLVDGTHFVVDPAGFTAHPDTMLGRMFGPARQHNFTRPNGKGEYELAEGISAGIFRVILDFYRTGVLRCPDGISVAELREACDYLCINFDYSTVKCRDLSALLHELSNDGARRQFEGFLEELVVPAMVSSAQGGERECHIVVLTDDDTVDWDEEHPPPMGEEYSQILYSTKLYRFFKYIENRDVAKALLKERGLKNIRIGIEGYPTCKENVKRRPGGRSEVIYNYVQRPFIQLSWEKEEGKSRHVDFQCVRSKSVPNLTSDPATPTPQVDELDRLNGPVPRLPPSLHPSNES, from the exons ATGAGCGGGCAGGTGGACAGTGGGAAGGAGCCGGTGCCTGGGCTCCACGAGAGGGTCACTCTCCTGGTGGACGGCACACATTTTGTAGTGGATCCTGCGGGCTTCACTGCTCACCCTGACACCATGCTGGGCAG GATGTTTGGTCCAGCCCGACAGCACAACTTCACCAGGCCCAACGGGAAGGGCGAGTACGAGCTCGCTGAGGGCATAAGCGCCGGAATCTTCCGGGTGATCCTG GATTTTTACCGGACAGGGGTCCTGCGCTGCCCGGACGGGATATCGGTTGCCGAGTTACGGGAGGCCTGCGACTATCTCTGCATCAACTTCGACTACAGCACCGTCAAGTGCCGGGACCTCA gcgcCCTGCTGCACGAGCTGTCCAATGACGGGGCACGGCGGCAGTTTGAGGGcttcctggaggagctggtggtgcCGGCCATGGTGAGCAGCGCCCAGGGCGGGGAGAGGGAGTGCCACATCGTGGTGCTGACGGACGACGACACCGTGGACTGGGACGAggaacaccccccacccatgggGGAGGAGTACTCTCAGA TACTGTACAGCACCAAGCTCTACCGTTTCTTTAAGTACATTGAGAACCGAGATGTAGCCAAAGCTCTACTGAAGGAGAGAGGCCTGAAAAACATCCGCATCGGCATTGAGG GGTACCCCACCTGCAAGGAGAATGTGAAGCGGAGGCCGGgcgggaggtcagaggtcatctaCAACTACGTGCAGCGGCCGTTCATCCAGCTGTcctgggagaaggaggaggggaagagccGGCACGTGGACTTCCAGTGCGTGCGCAGCAAGAGCGTGCCCaacctgacctctgaccccgccacgcccaccccacagGTGGACGAGCTTGACCGCCTCAACGGCCCCGTCCCGCGCCTGCCCCCCTCCTTGCACCCGTCCAACGAGAGCTGa